From one Humulus lupulus chromosome 8, drHumLupu1.1, whole genome shotgun sequence genomic stretch:
- the LOC133797372 gene encoding glucan endo-1,3-beta-glucosidase 5-like yields MSSRYCWIFMLFCMISESFTVGVLGFAANWGTRSTHPLPPNIVVKLLRDNGFKKVKLFEADPGALKALARSGIEVMLGIPNEFLAPLAGSVGFAETWVSRNVSSYITTGVNIRHVAVGNEPFLKTYKDTFLQTTLPALQNVQAALIKAGLGKQVKVTVPLNADVYQTDSGLPSGGDFRADIHTLMINIIKFLSDNGGPLTINIYPFLSLQADPHFPKEYAFFGSTSNPIVDGSITYNNVMEANFDTLVTALEKNGFPNMPVIIGEMGWPTDGDPSANIENAKRFNQGLIQQIVQGKGTPKRSTLPDVYIFGLIDEDAKSIDPGNFERHWGIFNFDGTVKYNLDMGSGKDLVPAKGVRYLSRQWCIMAPQASLMDPNMAESVKYACTYADCTSLGYGSSCGMLDPKGNASYAFNMYYQTMNQRKDACAFNNLSTITTVDPSPAGPGGGNNTCRFEIMIDLGKHELGRTPSRSASPPSTLGLGNDGSRFVAMVSLGVVFLVSLLIS; encoded by the exons ATGAGTTCACGTTACTGTTGGATTTTCATGCTCTTTTGCATGATCAGTGAAAGTTTTACGGTAGGCGTTCTTGGCTTTGCTGCAAACTGGGGAACTCGTTCAACGCATCCACTGCCGCCAAACATAGTTGTGAAGCTCCTCAGAGACAATGGATTTAAGAAGGTGAAGCTATTTGAGGCTGACCCTGGTGCTCTTAAGGCTCTTGCAAGATCTGGTATTGAAGTCATGCTTGGCATACCAAATGAATTCTTGGCACCTCTTGCCGGCAGTGTTGGTTTTGCTGAGACATGGGTGTCTCGTAATGTCTCCTCCTATATCACAACTGGAGTTAATATAAG GCATGTGGCAGTTGGGAATGAGCCATTTCTGAAAACATACAAAGATACTTTCCTCCAAACGACACTACCAGCCCTCCAAAACGTGCAAGCAGCTCTAATAAAAGCCGGTTTAGGCAAACAAGTTAAGGTAACAGTCCCACTAAACGCCGACGTTTACCAAACCGATAGTGGCCTTCCTTCAGGGGGGGATTTCAGAGCCGACATCCACACCCTCATGATCAACATCATCAAGTTCCTGAGCGACAATGGCGGGCCTCTCACCATCAACATCTACCCATTCCTAAGTCTCCAAGCCGACCCTCACTTCCCCAAAGAGTACGCCTTCTTCGGCAGCACTTCCAACCCAATTGTCGACGGTTCCATCACTTACAACAACGTGATGGAGGCTAATTTCGACACCCTCGTCACTGCTCTGGAGAAAAATGGCTTCCCCAATATGCCGGTGATAATCGGCGAAATGGGTTGGCCCACTGACGGTGACCCAAGTGCGAATATCGAAAATGCTAAACGATTCAACCAAGGCCTTATTCAGCAAATTGTTCAAGGAAAAGGGACCCCAAAACGGTCGACTCTCCCTGATGTCTATATCTTCGGTCTGATCGATGAAGATGCCAAGAGTATCGACCCAGGGAACTTCGAGCGACATTGGGGTATTTTCAACTTCGATGGTACAGTAAAATACAATCTCGATATGGGTAGTGGAAAGGATTTGGTTCCGGCAAAAGGGGTCAGGTATTTGTCTCGGCAATGGTGTATAATGGCGCCACAAGCCAGTCTTATGGACCCGAATATGGCTGAGAGCGTTAAGTACGCTTGTACTTATGCGGATTGCACCAGTTTGGGATATGGCTCGTCGTGTGGGATGCTTGACCCTAAAGGTAACGCCTCTTACGCTTTCAATATGTACTACCAGACCATGAACCAGAGAAAAGACGCTTGCGCGTTTAATAATCTTTCAACCATCACCACGGTGGATCCCTCTCCGGCGGGTCCCGGCGGCGGCAACAATACTTGCCGGTTTGAGATCATGATCGATTTGGGAAAGCACGAGCTGGGTCGGACTCCGTCGCGGTCGGCTTCTCCTCCTTCGACTCTGGGGCTTGGAAACGACGGTTCCCGCTTTGTCGCAATGGTGAGCCTCGGTGTCGTTTTTTTAGTGTCTCTGTTGATAagctga
- the LOC133797371 gene encoding brefeldin A-inhibited guanine nucleotide-exchange protein 5: MAGGAAGGFVTRAFESMLKECSGKKHPELQKAIQNYIDGTKEVNQVQPSASSETNKAASVAGDESSLEDGAAKSETEESQSQTVPHDAEAIPVAKPVSISATISTVLASAGNTLEGSVAELVLSPLRLAFETKNLKILESALDCLHKLIAYDHLEGDPGLDGGKNVPLFTDILNMVCGCVDNSSPDSTVLQVLKVLLTAVASTKFRVHGEPLLGVIRVCYNIALHSKSPVNQATSKAMLTQMISIIIRRMETDQGVQVISGSVGQTEAQNSKTVEETSLGDENDKGITLGDALNQAKETSLASVEELHNLAGGADIKGLEAVLDKAVHIEDGKKITRGIDLESMGIVQRDALLVFRTLCKMGMKEDNDEVTSKTRILSLELLQGLLEGVSHSFTRNFHFIDSVKAYLSYALLRASVSQSPVIFQYATGIFLVLLLRFRESLKGEIGIFFPLIVLRSLDGLECPANQKISVLRMLEKVCKDPQMLVDIFVNYDCDLEAPNLFERTVTSLSKISQGTQNTDPNLVALSQTTSIKGSSLQCLVNVLKSLVDWENARRESEIQHKSIQSPEQEASTGESVDVKTRDGLTSNFEKAKAHKSTMEAVIAEFNRKPVKGVEYLISNKLVENTPSSVAQFLRSTPSLDKAMIGDYLGQHEEFPLAVMHSYVDSMKFSGMKFDTAIREFLKGFRLPGEAQKIDRIMEKFAERYCADNPDLFKNADTAYILAYAVIMLNTDAHNPMVWPKMSKSDFVRMNAANDPEESAPTNLLEDIYDSIVKEEIKMKDEAFGVEKSGRNKPEGEERGRLVSILNLALPKRPSTTDTKSESEAIIKQTQAIFRNQGIKRGEFHTSQQIELVRPMVEAVGWPLLATFSVTMEEGENKARVVLCMEGFKAGIHITHVLGMDTMRYAFLTSLVRFTFLHAPKEMRSKNVEALRTLLGLCDSETDALQDTWNAILECVSRLEFITSTPAIAASVMHGSNQISRDAVLQSLKELAGKPAEQVFVNSVKLPSDSVVEFFNALCGVSAEELKQSPARVFSLQKLVEISYYNMARIRMVWARIWSVLANHFISAGSHPEEKIAMYAIDSLRQLGMKYLERAELANFTFQNDILKPFVVLMRNSRSESIRSLIVDCIVQMIKSKVGNIKSGWRSVFMIFTAAADDDLESIVDSAFENVEQVILEHFDQVVGDCFMDCVNCLIRFANNKSSHRISLKAIALLRICEDRLAEGLIPGGALKPIDASGDEAIDVTEHYWFPMLAGLSDLTSDPRPEVRSCALEVLFDLLNERGKKFSSSFWESIFHRVLFPIFDHVRHAGKENSLSSDDDLLRETSIHSLQLLCNLFNTFYKEVCFMLPPLLSLLLDCAKKTDQSVVSISLGALVHLIEVGGHQFSERDWDTLLKSIRDASYTTQPLELLNALGFENNKPLIKDQEVNWADSSSPHAADIHQFDVNDDGKVPPLTPSSVDGAGRTHSTAAFIDHNQQSGLRVNLDGSEGLPSPSGRSPKPAEGGSLQRNQTIGQRIMGNMMDNLFLRSLTSKSKSSVSDASVPSSPIKVPDAVEPDAKDEEESPLMSTIRGKCITQLLLLGAIDSIQKKYWSKLKVAQKIVIMDILLSLLEFAASYNSYTSLRTRIHQLPDERPPLNLLRQELAGTCIYLDILQKSTSGFNDKTDDDVSTNNDDIRHSNEEDKLEGIAEEKLVSFCEQVLREASDLQSTVGETTNMDIHRVLELRSPVIVKVLNGMSYMNKKIFRRHLRDFYPLLTKLVCCDQMDVRGALADLFRVQLKALLP; this comes from the exons ATGGCGGGTGGTGCAGCTGGTGGTTTTGTTACACGGGCATTTGAGTCGATGCTGAAAGAATGTTCGGGGAAAAAACATCCAGAACTTCAGAAGGCTATTCAGAATTATATAG ATGGTACGAAAGAGGTCAATCAGGTTCAGCCTTCCGCTTCCAGTGAGACAAACAAAGCTGCATCGGTTGCTGGTGATGAGAG TTCACTTGAAGATGGAGCTGCAAAATCTGAAACAGAGGAAAGCCAGTCACAAACAGTTCCTCACGATGCCGAGGCTATTCCAGTTGCTAAGCCAGTGAGCATAAGTGCAACTATTTCCACTGTCTTGGCAAGTGCTGGGAATACTTTGGAGGGGTCTGTGGCAGAACTTGTGTTGAGTCCTCTTCGACTTGCATTTGAGACAAAGAACTTGAAAATCTTAGAATCTGCTTTGGATTGTCTTCAT AAACTCATTGCATATGATCATCTAGAGGGAGATCCTGGTTTAGATGGTGGTAAAAATGTACCATTGTTTACAGACATCCTGAACATGGTTTGCGGCTGTGTTGACAATTCATCACCTGATAG TACCGTTCTCCAAGTGTTGAAGGTCCTCCTTACTGCTGTGGCATCCACAAAATTCAGAG TCCATGGGGAACCTTTACTTGGAGTTATCAGAGTATGCTACAATATTGCTCTTCACAG CAAGAGTCCTGTAAATCAAGCAACATCTAAGGCAATGTTGACTCAGATGATCAGCATCATTATCAGGAGGATGGAGACTGATCAG GGAGTTCAAGTAATATCCGGTTCTGTTGGACAAACGGAAGCTCAGAATTCAAAGACCGTAGAAGAAACTTCACTGGGGGATGAAAATGACAAAGGAATAACACTAGGGGATGCACTTAACCAAGCTAAAGAGACATCTCTTGCATCTGTGGAGGAACTACATAATCTTGCTGGTGGCGCTGACATCAAG GGTTTAGAGGCTGTCCTTGACAAAGCTGTGCATATTGAAGATGGTAAAAAGATAACACG AGGGATTGATCTTGAAAGCATGGGCATAGTCCAACGTGATGCTTTGCTGGTATTCCGTACCCTGTGCAAG ATGGGCATGAAGGAAGATAATGATGAAGTCACATCCAAGACTCGAATCTTGTCTCTTGAGCTCCTGCAG GGTTTGTTAGAAGGAGTAAGTCattcatttacaaggaacttccATTTTATTGACTCAGTGAAAGCCTATCTTTCATATGCTTTGCTGCGGGCTTCAGTTTCACAGTCCCCTGTCATCTTTCAG TATGCAACTGGAATTTTCTTGGTGCTTTTGTTGCGTTTCAGAGAAAGTCTTAAA GGTGAAATTGGCATCTTTTTTCCTTTGATTGTTTTACGATCACTGGATGGCTTGGAATGTCCTGCTAACCAAAAAATAAGTGTTCTACG GATGCTTGAGAAAGTGTGCAAGGATCCTCAGATGCTTGTTGACATATTTGTAAACTATGACTGTGATCTTGAGGCACCAAATTTATTTGAACGCACG GTTACTTCTCTATCTAAAATATCTCAAGGGACTCAAAATACAGACCCTAACTTAGTTGCATTGTCACAGACAACTTCAATTAAAGGTTCATCGCTTCAG TGTCTTGTGAATGTCCTCAAGTCACTAGTTGATTGGGAAAATGCACGTAGAGAATCAGAAATCCAGCATAAAAGTATTCAGTCTCCTGAACAAGAAGCTTCAACTGGAGAATCTGTGGATGTGAAAACCAGGGATGGTTTGACCAGTAACTTTGAGAAGGCAAAGGCCCACAAATCGACAATGGAAGCTGTCATCGCTGAA TTTAACAGGAAACCAGTAAAGGGGGTAGAGTATTTAATATCAAATAAGTTGGTGGAGAATACACCTTCTTCTGTGGCCCAATTTCTGAGAAGTACTCCAAGTTTGGACAAG GCAATGATCGGGGATTATCTGGGCCAGCATGAAGAATTTCCTCTTGCTGTGATGCATTCTTATGTAGATTCCATGAAGTTTTCAGGAATGAAGTTTGATACTGCAATCCGTGAATTTCTTAAAGGATTTCGACTTCCTGGGGAAGCCCAAAAGATAGATCGTATAATGGAGAAGTTTGCAGAGCG ATATTGTGCCGATAATCCAGACCTTTTCAAAAACGCAGATACTGCATATATTCTTGCATACGCAGTTATAATGTTAAACACTGATGCCCATAATCCAATGGTGTGGCCTAAAATGTCCAAGTCTGATTTTGTCCGTATGAATGCTGCAAATGATCCTGAAGAATCTGCTCCTACAAATCTCTTAGAAGATATCTATGATTCCATTGTTAAAGAAGAAATAAAGATGAAGGATGAAGCATTTGGTGTTGAAAAAAGTGGCAGAAATAAACCGGAAGGTGAAGAGAGAGGCCGCTTGGTCAGCATTCTTAATTTGGCTCTTCCCAAGAGGCCGTCAACAACTGATACTAAGTCTGAGAGTGAAGCTATAATTAAGCAAACACAGGCAATATTTCGGAATCAAGGAATAAAAAGAGGGGAATTCCACACATCTCAGCAGATAGAACTTGTAAGGCCTATGGTTGAAGCTGTGGGATGGCCTTTACTTGCAACTTTCTCGGTTACAATGGAGGAAGGTGAAAATAAGGCTAGGGTTGTTCTTTGCATGGAGGGATTTAAGGCTGGAATTCACATCACACATGTGCTTGGAATGGACACCATGCGCTATGCTTTCTTAACATCGTTGGTTAG GTTTACTTTCTTGCATGCTCCAAAGGAAATGCGTAGTAAAAATGTAGAAGCTTTGCGGACACTATTAGGTCTTTGTGACTCAGAGACTGACGCCCTTCAAGATACATGGAATGCAATATTGGAATGTGTTTCTCGGCTTGAATTCATTACATCAACTCCTGCTATTGCTGCTTCTGTTATGCATGGATCAAACCAGATTTCAAGAGATGCTGTTCTTCAATCCCTCAAAGAGTTGGCTGGGAAACCTGCTGAACAAGTATTTGTTAATAGTGTTAAGCTTCCCAGTGATTCTGTTGTTGAATTCTTCAATGCTCTTTGTGGTGTATCAGCTGAAGAACTAAAGCAAAGTCCTGCTCGTGTGTTCAGCTTACAGAAACTTGTTGAGATCAGCTACTACAATATGGCTCGTATACGCATG GTCTGGGCTAGAATATGGTCCGTCTTGGCAAATCATTTTATTTCAGCTGGGAGCCATCCTGAGGAGAAAATTGCTATGTATGCCATAGATTCTCTAAGGCAGCTTGGTATGAAGTATTTGGAGCGTGCTGAACTTGCTAATTTTACATTCCAAAATGACATTCTAAAACCATTCGTTGTCCTTATGCGCAATAGTCGAAGTGAATCCATAAGGAGCCTAATTGTTGATTGCATTGTCCAA ATGATAAAATCCAAAGTGGGGAACATTAAGTCTGGATGGCGTAGTGTTTTTATGATTTTCACAGCTGCTGCGGATGATGATTTGGAATCTATAGTTGATAGTGCATTTGAAAATGTTGAACAGG TTATCTTGGAACACTTCGACCAAGTTGTTGGAGACTGTTTTATGGATTGCGTAAACTGTCTTATCAGGTTTGCGAATAATAAAAGTTCGCACCGAATCAGTTTAAAAGCTATTGCACTTTTACGTATATGCGAGGATCGTTTGGCAGAG GGTCTTATACCTGGTGGTGCTTTGAAGCCCATTGATGCAAGTGGGGATGAAGCTATTGATGTGACCGAGCATTATTGGTTTCCAATGCTTGCTGGCTTGTCTGATCTAACATCAGATCCAAGACCAGAGGTCAGAAGCTGCGCGCTTGAAGTTTTGTTTGATTTACTAAATGAGAGGGGTAAAAAGTTTTCATCGTCTTTTTGGGAGAGCATATTCCATCGTGTTTTGTTTCCCATTTTTGATCACGTGAGACATGCTGGAAAGGAAAACTCACTTTCTTCTGATGATGATTTACTGCGTGAAACAAGCATTCACTCACTTCAATTGCTGTGCAACCTTTTCAACACTTTTTATAAG GAGGTTTGTTTTATGCTGCCACCACTTCTCAGTTTGTTGTTGGATTGTGCTAAAAAGACAGATCAGTCAGTGGTTTCAATATCCCTTGGTGCATTGGTGCATCTCATAGAAGTTGGCGGGCATCAATTCAGTGAGCGCGATTGGGATACTTTGTTGaaaagcattag AGATGCTTCATACACCACACAACCGCTTGAACTTCTTAATGCTTTGGGATTTGAGAACAACAAACCATTAATTAAAGATCAAGAGGTCAATTGGGCTGATAGCTCTTCCCCACATGCTGCTGATATTCATCAATTTGATGTAAATGACGATGGAAAGGTACCTCCATTGACACCCAGCAGTGTCGATGGTGCTGGAAGAACTCATAGTACTGCAGCCTTCATTGACCATAATCAACAATCAGGGCTGCGTGTGAACTTGGATGGTTCTGAAG GCCTTCCCTCACCGTCTGGAAGAAGTCCGAAACCTGCCGAAGGTGGTAGCCTCCAACGGAATCAGACAATAGGTCAAAGAATTATGGGAAACATGATGGATAATCTTTTTCTCAGAAGTCTTACCTCAAAATCCAAGAGTAGTGTTTCTGATGCTTCAGTGCCATCATCTCCTATTAAG GTCCCTGATGCCGTGGAACCTGATGCCAAAGATGAGGAGGAAAGTCCACTTATGAGTACCATTAGGGGAAAATGCATCACTCAGTTATTACTTCTTGGTGCCATTGACAGTATACAG AAAAAATATTGGAGCAAGTTGAAAGTAGCACAAAAGATTGTTATAATGGACATCTTGCTATCTCTATTAGAGTTTGCTGCTTCATATAATTCATATACCAGCCTCAGAACACGCATACACCAACTACCTGATGAAAG GCCACCTTTAAATCTTCTCCGGCAAGAATTAGCTGGAACTTGCATATATCTAGACATTTTACAGAAATCAACCTCTGGGTTTAATGACAAGACGGATGATGATGTTTCTACCAACAATGATGATATTCGGCActctaatgaagaagataaacTTGAAGGAATAGCAGAAGAGAAACTAGTGTCTTTCTGTGAGCAGGTACTCCGGGAAGCTTCTGATTTGCAGTCCACTGTTGGTGAGACCACTAACATGGATATTCACCGAGTTCTGGAGTTGCGGTCTCCTGTCATTGTTAAG GTACTTAATGGCATGTCCTATATGAACAAAAAGATTTTCAGAAGACACCTAAGAGACTTTTATCCTCTGCTTACAAAGCTTGTATGCTGTGACCAG ATGGATGTACGCGGAGCTCTTGCTGATCTTTTCAGGGTGCAACTAAAAGCTCTTCTGCCATAG
- the LOC133797373 gene encoding brassinosteroid-responsive RING protein 1-like: MGLFVDDLASSVIVTHMLYKAALIIAVTRWIFAWALKLRNRIREASSSPSTNPNFLESENPPFPSPPLSSSLPSTQLIRESLTLTTFGEMTERFPSEKCHWDTCAVCLSHLSTSDEVRELRNCRHVFHRECLDRWLDHDQHHHQDSHRKSCPLCRAPFLTQEQSQRLSIGAAGSQPSWAVERLLYLFGDDLLL; encoded by the coding sequence ATGGGTTTGTTTGTGGATGATCTAGCTTCGAGCGTAATTGTTACTCACATGTTGTACAAAGCAGCTCTGATAATTGCGGTAACGAGATGGATTTTCGCTTGGGCACTCAAGTTAAGAAACAGAATCCGTGaagcttcttcttctccttcgacgAACCCTAACTTCTTAGAATCCgaaaatccaccatttccatCACCGCCGCTGTCTTCCTCTTTACCTTCGACTCAATTGATCAGAGAGAGTCTGACTCTGACCACGTTCGGCGAAATGACGGAGCGATTCCCGAGCGAGAAATGCCATTGGGACACGTGCGCCGTGTGCTTGAGCCACCTGAGCACGAGCGACGAGGTGAGGGAGCTGAGGAACTGCCGCCATGTCTTCCACCGAGAATGCCTCGACCGGTGGCTGGATCACGACCAGCACCACCACCAAGATTCTCACCGGAAGTCTTGTCCGCTTTGCCGAGCGCCGTTCCTGACTCAGGAGCAGTCGCAGAGATTGAGCATCGGTGCCGCCGGATCTCAGCCCAGCTGGGCCGTCGAACGACTCCTCTACCTCTTTGGAGATGATCTGCTGTTGTGA